The region GTGATCATGAAGCCGTTCGTGCCTTTGAATTCAAAGGCCTTCTCACCGACCCGGTAGGCCTCCACCTCGTTGGGCATCAGGACGAAGCCGTCGTTCCGCGGAACCCCCCAGTACTTCAGGTTCTTGATCACGACCGGCTCGTTCGTGTTGCCCGGATGGCGCTTCAGCTTGACCTCGGCCGACTTTCCGCCGTCCAGCGTGGCGTAGGCCGAGTCCTTGTCGTAGGTCCACTTGTCGATGGTTCCCTCGGCGGTCGTGAGAGAGTTCCACTTCACCGGGTAGATGTGGCCCACGATCGCGGCCACGCCGGCGCGCTGCTCTTTGGTCATGGTCTTGTCGAAGGTCAGGACGGCCCAGTCCATCTGGCCCTTCGAGAAGTCCCCGCCGAGATCGCCCGCCACCCAGAACTTCAGGCCGTCGAGCTTGACGTTCCCGTAGTGCCCCTTGTTCACCTTGAAGGCGTTGTTGAACTTGCAGAAATGCTCGCCGGCGCCGTGCCCGCCGTGCGCCGCCGGCTCGGCGTTGAAATAACACTGGCAGAACATCGGGCAGCTGCAGGCTTCGATGATCGTGGCGTTCATCGCCCACTGCGGCTTCGGGGCGGGGCCCGCCGCTTGCAAGGTGCCAACAATCAGCAGGATGAGGGTGGAAAGCGTGACGGCTCGGCGCATGGCGCTGATCCTCCTTGAATTGGGTGGCGACGCGAGATT is a window of Candidatus Polarisedimenticolia bacterium DNA encoding:
- a CDS encoding DUF1326 domain-containing protein, which encodes MRRAVTLSTLILLIVGTLQAAGPAPKPQWAMNATIIEACSCPMFCQCYFNAEPAAHGGHGAGEHFCKFNNAFKVNKGHYGNVKLDGLKFWVAGDLGGDFSKGQMDWAVLTFDKTMTKEQRAGVAAIVGHIYPVKWNSLTTAEGTIDKWTYDKDSAYATLDGGKSAEVKLKRHPGNTNEPVVIKNLKYWGVPRNDGFVLMPNEVEAYRVGEKAFEFKGTNGFMITFDINSNDVGVTQASMAH